In a single window of the Chiloscyllium punctatum isolate Juve2018m chromosome 25, sChiPun1.3, whole genome shotgun sequence genome:
- the timm8a gene encoding mitochondrial import inner membrane translocase subunit Tim8 A encodes MESQAQALAADPHLQQFIEVESQKQKFQQLVHGLTELCWDKCMDKPGPRLDSRTETCFVNCVERFIDTSQFILNRLEQTQKSRMSPESLSD; translated from the exons ATGGAGTCCCAGGCTCAGGCCCTCGCCGCTGACCCACATTTACAGCAATTCATCGAAGTGGAGAGTCAGAAACAGAAATTCCAACAACTGGTACATGGCCTCACGGAGCTCTGCTGG GATAAGTGTATGGATAAACCAGGCCCACGGCTCGACAGCAGAACAGAAACCTGCTTTGTGAACTGTGTGGAACGCTTTATCGACACCAGCCAGTTCATCCTCAATCGACTGGAACAGACACAAAAAAGCAGGATGTCCCCAGAGAGTCTGAGTGACTGA